The proteins below are encoded in one region of Brassica napus cultivar Da-Ae chromosome A6, Da-Ae, whole genome shotgun sequence:
- the LOC106368007 gene encoding TPR repeat-containing protein ZIP4, translating into MRIAEISTPDYRQLHRETESHTHHPLLSEIELLIQQSESISKDQPLPQTLPHSLRQSLTRLSQLAPLPGNSFKLTIWKLSFRLWNACVDLSNAAALQSSSSSAESIANLRHAAADMLFLARDVTGVPSPTIKSSLIYYRTGLVWHDLKKLDLASDCFERATEILSKIDVAKITDAGERILFLDLNLARSRTAWEISDRNLAVTLLNRAKNMLFGSPDHYKALSNQFLAFGKSALSREDDDCSLNDALRLMNESLDLCEKGLGTAKTREDTMEFKSMRVNTLRFISAVHLQKGEFDSVIKCVKVLRSDGADQHASLPVLAMKAWLGLGKHSEAEKELRGMVGNKDIPEAVWVSAVEAYFEVVGTAGAETAKGVFLGLLGRCHVSAKTALRVAHRVLGESRGGDSGSRIRANVVAQLVSDERVVALFAGEAVTNERKAIHSVLWNSASAHFGAKDFETSAEMFEKSMLYIPHDIENRVFRAKGFRVLCLCYLGLSQLDRAHEYIEEAEKLEPNIHCSFLKFKIYLQRKEHSSAISQIDAMLSCLDFSPHYLSLAAHEAISCQALSVAVASLSKFLSFYISGKTMPTTEVVVFRTLVTILTQDAGSETEALNFMLQAQSRASKLGTECFFGSGETGKRELKWFALTSWNLGSRCGNAKKYELCGEFCRLASDFYSYLDTGESGENTVMILRSLVLGVTAIIALEKQNKNTLTETQVKLAAELLVRAGKIMSSLLSDGKDCIMEPELIFMYTLTAYEIHGRLNNSAFQLLVVKTFAGSKSCNYNYLLQLGIFASQSPRSNPDVSTFALNECLSALIASASPNYPTIALIIRKLIALSSVHKGDTEDGEAIQKMYKQACRIMVGLKEGEYPTDEGKWLAMTAWNRAALPVRLGQLETAKKWLSIGLEIAEKVSGMDTYRACMEDFLGGFQTKVSSEAADRI; encoded by the exons ATGAGAATCGCCGAGATCTCAACGCCGGACTACCGCCAGCTTCACCGTGAAACCGAGTCTCACACTCACCATCCCCTCCTCTCCGAGATCGAGCTCCTAATCCAGCAATCCGAATCCATTTCCAAAGATCAGCCGCTACCGCAAACTCTCCCTCATTCCCTCAGGCAATCCCTAACTCGGCTGAGTCAACTCGCTCCTCTTCCCGGTAACTCCTTCAAGCTCACCATATGGAAGCTCAGCTTCCGCCTCTGGAACGCATGCGTCGATCTCTCCAACGCCGCCGCGCTCCAATCCTCCTCATCCTCCGCCGAGAGCATCGCGAACCTCAGACATGCTGCCGCCGATATGCTATTTCTCGCCAGAGACGTCACCGGAGTTCCATCTCCGACGATCAAGTCCTCTCTCATCTACTATCGAACGGGTCTCGTGTGGCACGATCTCAAAAAACTCGATCTCGCCTCCGATTGCTTCGAGCGAGCCACCGAGATCCTCTCGAAGATCGATGTCGCGAAAATCACCGATGCAGGTGAAAGGATACTGTTTCTTGATCTTAACCTGGCGCGATCTCGAACCGCCTGGGAGATTTCCGATAGGAATCTGGCGGTTACGCTGCTTAATCGAGCGAAGAATATGCTGTTTGGCTCACCGGATCACTACAAGGCCCTCTCGAATCAGTTCCTCGCGTTTGGTAAAAGCGCCTTGTCTAGAGAGGACGATGATTGCAGTCTAAACGATGCGTTAAGGCTCATGAATGAGTCGCTGGATCTTTGCGAGAAGGGACTGGGCACTGCGAAAACTAGGGAAGACACCATGGAGTTCAAGAGCATGAGAGTCAATACTCTGCGTTTTATATCAGCTGTTCATTTGCAGAAGGGAGAGTTCGATAGTGTGATCAAATGCGTGAAAGTTCTCAGGAGTGATGGAGCAGATCAACACGCTTCATTACCTGTGCTAGCGATGAAGGCTTGGTTAGGGCTTGGTAAGCATAGCGAGGCGGAGAAAGAGCTGAGAGGTATGGTGGGAAACAAAGACATTCCAGAGGCAGTGTGGGTATCTGCTGTGGAGGCTTATTTTGAGGTGGTGGGGACTGCTGGAGCAGAAACTGCGAAAGGTGTGTTCTTAGGTTTGCTCGGAAGGTGTCATGTCAGCGCAAAGACGGCGCTTAGAGTGGCTCATCGGGTTCTTGGAGAGAGTAGGGGAGGAGATAGTGGTTCGAGGATTAGAGCGAATGTTGTGGCTCAGCTTGTTTCAGACGAGAGGGTTGTTGCTCTCTTTGCTGGTGAAGCAGTGACTAATGAAAGGAAGGCAATACATTCTGTTCTGTGGAACAG TGCTTCAGCTCATTTCGGTGCTAAAGATTTTGAGACAAGCGCAGAGATGTTTGAGAAGTCGATGCTCTATATTCCACATGATATAGAAAATAGAGTTTTCAGGGCAAAAGGCTTCAGGGTTTTGTGTCTTTGCTACCTCGGTCTCTCTCAGCTAGATCGAGCTCATGAATACATAGAAGAAGCTGAAAAG CTTGAACCCAATATTCACTGCTCTTTTCTTAAG TTCAAAATCTACCTGCAGAGGAAGGAGCACAGTAGTGCCATCAGTCAGATCGATGCAATGTTGTCCTGCCTTGATTTTTCTCCACATTATCTGTCCCTTGCAGCGCATGAAGCTATCTCTTGCCAAGCGCTTTCAGTTGCTGTTGCTTCTCTTTCCAAGTTCCTGAGTTTCTACATCTCAGGGAAAACCATGCCAACCACAGAGGTCGTTGTCTTTCGTACCTTGGTCACTATACTGACTCAAGACGCTGGCAGCGAAACAGAAGCTCTTAACTTCATGTTGCAAGCTCAAAGCAGGGCATCTAAGCTTGGGACAGAGTGTTTCTTTGGATCAGGAGAAACTGGAAAGCGAGAACTGAAGTGGTTTGCTCTGACTTCCTGGAATCTTGGGTCAAGATGTGGGAATGCAAAGAAGTATGAGCTCTGTGGTGAATTCTGTAGGCTGGCATCAGACTTTTACAGCTATTTGGATACTGGTGAGTCTGGAGAAAACACAGTGATGATTTTAAGGTCCCTAGTATTAGGTGTTACCGCTATCATTGCTTTGGAGAAGCAAAACAAGAACACACTGACTGAAACCCAAGTCAAACTCGCTGCAGAACTGCTCGTGAGAGCCGGAAAG ATTATGTCTTCTTTGCTCTCGGATGGTAAAGACTGTATCATGGAGCCAGAACTCATCTTCATGTACACTTTAACTGCCTATGAAATACACGGAAGGCTCAACAATTCAGCATTCCAGCTACTTGTGGTAAAAACCTTTGCTGGTTCCAAGTCTTGTAACTACAACTATCTTCTCCAACTTGGGATTTTCGCTTCTCAAAGCCCACGGTCCAACCCAGACGTGTCAACATTTGCTCTTAACGAATGCCTATCCGCACTGATCGCATCTGCTTCACCAAATTACCCAACCATAGCTCTCATAATCCGGAAGTTGATTGCTCTATCCAGCGTCCACAAAGGCGATACGGAGGACGGAGAAGCAATCCAAAAGATGTATAAACAAGCATGCAGAATCATGGTTGGGTTAAAGGAAGGGGAGTACCCGACTGATGAAGGGAAATGGCTTGCAATGACAGCTTGGAACCGAGCAGCATTGCCTGTGAGGCTAGGACAGTTAGAGACCGCTAAAAAATGGCTGAGTATCGGTTTGGAGATCGCTGAGAAGGTTTCGGGTATGGATACTTACAGGGCTTGTATGGAGGATTTCTTGGGTGGTTTTCAGACGAAAGTTTCTTCTGAAGCAGCTGACAGGATTTAG